Genomic DNA from Candidatus Binataceae bacterium:
GATTTTCCAGCACCAGCACCCGAAGGCCGTTGGATAGGGTCTTGGACTTGACCGCGTCGGCCATGCCGGCGCGGGCGAGGCTCGCAGTCAGGGTGGAAAACAATAAAGCGGCCGCGATCGCTGCGGCCGCCCGACAGCTAATAGGCGATAAGATGGTACTCATGGCAACAAACCATCTAATGATGCGGATTGCTTGCAAGTCAAGGAAATAACTGACGCGGCGGCCGCAGAGGCATCCTGTTCAAATTGCATCGTTGTTTCGGTCTCTGTAACAATCAGGCCCGTATGATCTGATGGGTGACGCCGGCGAAAAGACTCAGGAACTATACGCGATCAAAGGGGTCGTGACGAAATTCATGCGGATGCTGTTTCCGCTCGAGTTTCGAATCGACTCGATCGCGAATACCAGCCCGATGCTGCCGTTTCAGTATCCGCTCGTCCCGGGCGAGATGATCTATCTGCCCGAGAAAGTGGAGCCCTTGGGCAAGCCTGGCGGCGCTTACAACTATTATTTCGTGACCACGGCCCACCTCGCGGCGCGGCACGACTTTGGCACCTTCAGGCTTAAGCTTGCAGACTTACCGGGATTCGAGGAACGCGCGGAAACTGGGGTGGAAGCGATCGACAGCTTTGTCGCCTCGTTCGACGATCCCGCCTTAGCTGGCGCCCTCATGCGGCTTGGGGAAGCGGCCCGAATCGATGCGGAACTGGCGCGACGCTATCGCGGCTTGGCGCCGCGCATTGCCCAGGTCAATGAGGCATTGCTCGAATCGATGCCCCCCGACTCGCTCAGCACCATGCTTTTGCGCGGCGCGCTGGATCTGCTCGGTGGTGACGACGAAATCGTGCCGAGCTTCGCACGGATGGCGGCGACCTTTTTCGCGCCGTTACGCGAGCGCCACGCCGATGTGCTGACCACGGCTCAGCAGACCACCTCGCTCTACAAGTGGATCGAAGACCTGATCGCGCGCGCCCGCGAAGCCGGCGAGGGTGAGCCGCTGTCCGGTGACGCGGACCGCATGCGCAATGATCTGATCAGCAGCCGCATGAAGGCCGCCGAGGGCCCCGACGGTTCGATGGGCGAGGATGGCGAAGAGGCGGACGGCGGGGGCGAGCCGGACCAGAAGCTCAGCATGGAAACCTCCGGCCAACAGAGCAAAGGCAGCAAGGGTCGCGCCTTGTCTCCCGAGGAGCTGCGCAAGCTCATCGAACAAGGTGCGCAGATTCGTCCGTCACAGGGTGATGGCAACGTCGACGGCGAGGGCATGTACCTGACCCAGCTCACCGGCAAGCAGATGAGCGAACTCGAGCAGATGCGCGAGCAACTCGCGGAAGTAGGTTCGATGACGGGGCAGGGCCGCCTGATGCTTGCGCGCAATCGGCAGGACTCGTACTACGCCTACGACGAGTGGGACTATGTGCTCGGCGACTATCGGCGCAACTGGTGCCGGTTGCGGGAGATCCCGCTGGCCGGTGACGACGGTGATTTTTACAACAGTACCCTAAGTCGCTATTCGGAACTGCTCCCGATAATTCGGCGTAACTTCCAGCGCATCCGTCCCGCATCGTATCGGATGGTGCGCGGGCTCGAGGACGGGGAAGAGATAGACCTGGACCGCAGTATCGAGGCACGGGTGTCGCGGCGGATGGGCGAAATTCCCGATCCCCGCGTCTACAAAGCGCGTAAAAAGGAATCGCGCGATGTCGCCACCTTGTTCCTGCTCGACATGTCGGCTTCGACCGACGAACCGATTCATCGCGAGCCGCGCAAGTACAATGAGGATGACGATCCTGACGATTGGATGAAGGCCTGGCAGCGCAGGCCGCAGGCCGCCCAGCGTCCGCGCCGCATCATCGACGTCAACAAGGAAGCGTTGGTCATCATGGCCCAGTCGCTGGAGGAGTTGGGTGACCAGTATGCGATCATGGGCTTTTCCGGTCATGGCCGCGACAACGTGGAATTCTACGTGATCAAGGAATTTGACCAGGAACTGTCTGATGAGGTCCGCGCGCGCGTGGGCGCGGTGGAACCCAAGCGATCGACCCGGATGGGCGCGGCGATTCGTCACGTGCGCGAGAAGTTCAAAGACGTGAACTCGCGCGCCAAGCACGTGATCCTGCTGAGTGACGGCTTTCCCCAGGACTTCGACTACGGACACGACCGCAGGTCCAACGCGTACGGAATTCAGGACACCATGGTCGCGCTCAAGGAACTCGAGCTGGCCGGGGTACTGCCGTTTTGTATCACGGTCGACAAAACCGGTCACGACTATCTGCGCCAGATGTGCCAGTCCTCGCGGTACCTGGTGATCGAAGACATAACCTCCCTGCCGCGCCAACTTCCCAAAGTGTACGAGCAGGTGGTCCGCTGGTAGACGCTCGCGGCCCGACCGAAAACCCGCTGGCGGTACCCCTCCCGCGCAACGGGATCGCCATCCGATTTCTCTGATCGAGCGACCGGTAACTAATCCCACGGCAGTCGTTGCAGTTTGGGCCACAACCTGGTCCAGCGCTCGGTCTTGGCTTCGTAAAGCTCCTTGGTGATTTGCATCTTGTTGGGTCGAACGATCATGTTAAACAGGTCGGTCAATCCAAACGGGGCGCAGACGTGCAAGCCTCCAGCGCTTGTGGTTCTGACGCCCACGCAGGTCGCGGTCGTCGGCCAGGTGTTGATCGCGGCTTCCACGGATTCGTAGGGCGCGATTTCGTAGCCAAAGTGCTCGGCGTACCAAAGATGCACGCGCGCTTCGTTTTGAATTTCTACCGTGGCATGCAGGTGGGCGAAGAATTCGTTTGCACGCTCTTGGTAGCGCGTTTGCGCTTCGAGCGAGAGGTCGGAGGCGTAGTGATAAACCAGATCGTAATCCTTGATGCCGAAGGTGGGCTCGAAACCATGCAGGAAATTCCAGACCGTCTGCGCGATGCATCCTGCGCCCAAGTACCAATTGGCCATCGCCAGGGACGGCGCCTTCTGCAAAATCTCAGCGATGACCTGGTTGTGGCTCAGATACCCGCGCAGGCGCCCCACCTGCCGGGTGAGGTCGCCATCCTGGCCGCCGGCCGGTCGCTCATCGCGACCCAAAATCGCGCAGATCGCGGCCGGTCATCTCGGGTGGGATTGTCAGACCCAGCATCCCCAACAGCGTCGGGGCGATGTCGGAAAGCGTTCCACCCGCGCGCAGACTTCCGTGGTAGGAATCGTCGCACAAGATCAACGGCACGGGATAGGTCGTGTGAGCGGTGTGGGGCTGGCCGGTCTGGGGGTCGGCCATGAACTCGGCGTTGCCATGGTCGGCGGTGATCAGCGCGGCGCCGCCGCGGCGGGTCAGTGCATCAATTACGATTCCCAACGCGACGTCGGTTGTTTCCACCGCTTTGACCGTCGCTTCCAGTTTGCCGGTATGTCCCACCATGTCCGGATTGGCGAAGTTCATTACCACGACGCCGAACTTGCCCCCGGCGATCTCGCTTGCGGCGCGCTCGGCGATCGCCTGCGCACGCATTGCCGGCTCCAAGTCATAGGTCGCGACTTTCGCTGACGGAATCAGTGCACGCTCCTCGTAAGGAAACGGCTTCTCCACACCGCCGTTGAGAAAATACGTGACGTGAGCGTATTTTTCGGTCTCCGCTACCCGCAAATTTGCGATGCCGGCTTTGCCGAGCACCTCGGCCAGGGTGTTGCGCACATCCTCGGGCCCGAATGCGAGCGGCAAGCCAAAGCTCCGATCATATTCGGTCATGCACACGTAGCCGATGCCGGGTGTCCGCGGCCGCGGGAATCCGCTGAAGTCCGGGCGAACGAGCGCCGCGGTCAACTGACGGGCGCGGTCGGCGCGGAAGTTGAAACACGCAACCTGGTCCCCATCGACCATCGGCGCTGGTGTGCCAATGATCACCGGCTCGACGAATTCGTCACTCTTGTCGTTCGCATAGGAAGCCTCGGCGGCCGCGCGCGCTGACTTCGCGCGGGGCGCTTCACCCAAGACCATGGCTCGCCAGGCGCGCTCGGTCCGCTCCCAGCGCCGATCACGATCCATCGCGTAGTATCGGCCGCTGACGGTGGCGATCCGGCCGCGCCCTATCTGCTTCAGCTTCGCTTCGAGCCCGTCGATGAAGGGAAGGGCGGAGCGGGGCGGTTTGTCGCGTCCATCGAGTACCGCATGAACTGCGATCTCTTCGGCTCCGTTTTGCGCCGCGAGATCAAGGAGCGCAAACAGATGATCAATATGACTGTGAACACTTCCATCGGAGAGCAATCCCCACAAGTGTAACGAGTGCCCGCGCGAGTTCTTGATCGTGTCGAGCAACACAGGGTTCGACGCGAACGTACTCTGCCCGATAGCCTTGGTGATGCGCATCACGTCCTGGTAGATGACGCGTCCAGAGCCGATGGTCAGATGCCCGACCTCGGAGTTACCCATGACGCCGGGCGGGAGGCCGACCGACTCCCCCGAGGCATCGATTTCGCTGTGCGCCTGGGTCCTGAGCAAGTGGTCCATAATCGGAGTGCGCGCCATCGCGATCGCATTTGCCTCGCGCGCCTCGCGTATGCCCCATCCGTCGAAGATGATCAGCGCGACGACCGGCGGCCGCGGACTCATCGCGCAGCCCCCCGCTCAAACGCTTTCGCGCCCGGATAGACTGCGCGTGGGCCCAGCTCTTCGGCGATCCGCAGAAGGCGATTGTATTTGGCGGTTCGCTCGCTCCGGCTCATGGAGCCGGTCTTGATCTGCCCGACGCCGGTCGCTACGACCAGGTCCGCGATGGTGGTGTCCTCGGTCTCGCCCGAGCGATGGGAGATGACCGATGTGTATCCGGCAGCGCGCGCGATTTCGATGGTCTTCAGCGTCTCGCTGAGCGTGCCAATCTGGTTAAGCTTGATCAAAATCGAGTTCGCCGCCTTCTCGCGAATGCCACGCTCCAGAAACTTCCGATTGGTGACGAACAGGTCATCGCCGACCAGTTGCACACGCGCGCCCAGCTCGCGAGTCAGCACCTTCCAGCCCTCCCAGTCTTCCTCGGCTAAACCGTCCTCGATCGATACGATCGGATACTTGGTCAGCCACTGGGCATAAAACCTCACCATCGCAGAGGCGTCGCGCTCACTTTTGTCCGAGCGCGCGAACACGTACTTTCCGTTCTCGTAGATCTCGCTCGATGCGGGGTCGAGCGCGATCGCGACATCTGCACCGGGCTGGTAGCCGGCCTGGCGGATGGCTTCCAGGATCACCTCGATCGGCTCTTCGTTGCTGCCAAGGCTTGGCGCGAACCCGCCTTCATCCCCGACGTTGGTCGAGTGACCACGCCCTTTTAGAACTCGGGCGAGCGCATGAAAGACTTCCGCACCGGCGCGGATACCCTCGGCGAAGGTCGGCGCACCCTGCGGAACGATCATGAACTCCTGCATGTCGACGCTGGAGTCGGCATGCCGCCCGCCATTAAGCACGTTCATCATCGGGACCGGGAGGACGTGCGCGTTGGGATTCAGATGGCGGTAGAGCGGAAGATTGTGGGCCGCCGCCGCCGCGTGAGCCGCCGCGAGTGAGATACCAAGCATCGCATTGGCACCGAGCCGGGATTTATTCTCCGTCCCGTCCAGCGCGATCAAGCTATCGTCGATCGTCTGCTGGTCGTCGGCATCCGCCCCCTTGAGCTTCGCGGCGATCGTCTGATTCACGTTGGTGACTGCCTTGAGCACGCCCTTGCCGGCGTAGCGCCTGGGATCGCCGTCGCGCAGCTCCAGCGCCTCATGCACCCCGGTAGATGCGCCAGAAGGCACCGCGGCATGACCAAATGCACCTCCCGACAGCCGCACGTCGACTTCGATAGTGGGGTTGCCGCGCGAGTCGAGAATCTCGCGGGCGCGGATTTCGCTGATCGCCGTCGCTGTCGCCATCGGTCTTTAAAGTCCCTCCTGGTCGCGAAATGTCCGCAGGGTCGTCACGTCCGCGCGTCCTGTCACGATGTTACCGAGGCGTTCGCGGGCAGCAAAATCGAAAGTGATCTGCAGGCCCTCTCAAGCGCCTAGGTAGCGAACCTTAAGGGGTGTCTCAACTACTGAACCCCGTTTGCGCGTCACGCGAAATGCCCGCGCCTTGGGGCGCGAGGAAACTATCTCCTTGAGGCGAGTCCCGACGAAATGCGCCCCGGCGCCGTCGTCGAGCGCGAAGGTCGGTACAAATCCGCCGCGAATGAGACCATGGAGCGCGGGACGCCGCGCCGCTTCGCCGTCGTAGTGCGGGCAGAATCCGCCGTGCAGAAAACCCAGCCCGCCATCCAGCCGCCGCAAACGGTGCCCAAACGAATCAGTAACGCCATGCTCGAACCAACAGATTGCGCCGGCACTCAGACCGGCCAACACTGTCCCGCGGTTCCACGCTGCGCGCAGTGCTCGATCCAATCCGTGCAGCCTCCACACGGCGAGCAGATTGGCGGTACTGCCGCCACCGACGTAGATAACATCCTGTTCAAGGACGAAGTTCCTTAAGTCCACCACCGTGCGTGCGAAGAACTTGAGATGAGTCGCTCGCGCCCGCGCGGGCGGGAAAACTTCATGAAAGCGTGCGATGTAGCCGTCGTTATCGCCACTCGCCGTTGCGATAAAACATATGCGCGGTTGCGTCCGGGTCCGTGCGAGCGACAATACGAAGTCGTCCAGTAGCGGATTGTCGCCGTCCATGGAGAAGCCGCCGCCTCCCATCGCCACGATATGACGCTCAGGCATCTCGGTGGTTTAGCTGAATCGCGAGGAGCAGTCGAAACGATTAGGAACTTCGGTTCGATTCAGCTCGAGTTCCCCCTGGTTGAGTTGATGCTTTGTTGGAAATCCGAGCCATTTCCGGCGTGCCGGTCAGCGCTCTAGATTGCCTCGGCGACCGACCACACTGCGCCGGTCAAAATCGCCAGCGTCAGGCCGGAAACGGAGCCGTCTCTAAATTTCGTAGCCGCGATGGTTGCATTCCCGGCCGTGGGAGGTCTCTTTGCTGAACGCGTTCCAGTTCAAACCGCGCCGGACTCGCGCAGCGAACCAATCTCTTCCCACGAATACCCTAGTTCGAGCAGGACTTCCTCGGTGTTGGCGCCGTGCTCGGGCGGCATCTGCGCGACGGTCTCGACCTCTCCGTTGATCGACACCGGGGTTCCGGTGACCAGCACCTTGCCCGCTACTGGATGGTCGAGTTCCTTCAGGTACCCGTTGACCCGCGCCTGTTCGCTCTGGAGCATGGTGCGGTAATCGACCACCTCGGTGGCCAGAATATCCGCGTCGTTGAGTGCCGCGAGCCATTCCTTGCTGGTCTTCTTGGGGAAGATCAAATCGAGCACCGACTGGATTTTCTCGCCATGGAAGTTGCGCGTTACGTTGTCGCCGTACTCGGGATCTTTTTCCAGCTCTTCGATTCCCATGATTCTGCAGAACGCCGGCCAGCGTTTGTCGTCGACCCCGGCGATACAGATATGGCCATCCTTGGTCGGGAAGGCGCCCCACACGCCGTGCAGGAACTGATGACCGCGGCCGGCGCGCTCCGGCTCCTGGCCCGTTATCGAGGTGTAGTTAATCTCCATCCCCTGCATCGCGATCATCGTGCCGTAGATCGACACATCGACCTTTTGGCTCGTTCCGGTCCGCTCGCGCGCCACCAGCGCCGCGAGTATTCCTCCCGCCAGGCTCAGCGCACCGGTGTGATCTGCGACGAAGATTCCCGCGGCAAGCGGAGGATCGTTGGGCATTCCCGTCTTGGCCATGATCCCGCTGGCGGCCTGCGCCAGCGTGTCGCGACTCGGCCGCATCACCCATGGCCCCTTTGGTCCCCACGAACTGCCCTGCGCATACACGATGCGCGGGTTCAGCTTGCGCACCTCCTCGTAGCCGAGTCCGAGCCTGTCGAGCACGCCGGGACGATAGTTGGTAAGCAGCACGTCGTAGGCTTTCACCATTCGCCGCACGATCTCGATAGCCGCCGGCTTCTTCAAGTCGGCGGTGATGCTGCGTTTGCCGCGATTCATCGCGATGAAGTAATGGGACACCGCGGCGTTCCGCACGCCGGGCCCGCCAATCAGCGAGGCTGCCATCCAGCGGCTGAGATCACCGGTCTCCTTGTTTTCGACCTTGACCACGTCCGCACCCTGGTCGGCAAGAAACAAGCCGGCAAAGGGTCCCTGGATTTCCTGACCAATCTCGATGACTTTGATTCCCTCGAGCGGCTTCGCCATGGTGCGATGCCTCCTGACCGATCGTTCAAATAATTGATTGTTGCGGGCGCATTATCGCGCCGTGGTCGGAAAAATCTCAAGCGGCAGATTGCGCATCGCCGCGGCGCCGGTAAGCTCATCCGCCATGGAACACAGTATCTATGAGTTCCCGAATATTTTTCGCCGGGTACACATGGAGGAGCCGCGCGAAATCGCACAGGAAGTGGGCTTTCTGCGCCGCATTTGGCGCGAGCATCTAGACCGTCCCGTGAACCGGGTCCTCGACCTTGCCTGTGGCAACTCCCCTCACGGGCAACTCCTCGCACGAGCCGGTATCGAGGTAGTCGGCATCGATAGATCGAAGACCATGATCGCCGCCGGATGCCGCGAATCCGCCGGCCTCGAAGGTATCCGCTTCTATCGGCGGCCCATCGAGCGATTTCGCCTCCCCGAACAGCGCTTCGATGCCGCATTCTTCATGTCGGAAACCTTTCCGGTCATGACCGAGAACCACGATATCGTGTCCCATCTGCGCAGCGTGGGCCGGTTGCTCAAACGGGGCGCGCTTTACTGCATCGACGTCGATCGGCAGGACGGCATCCGGGCCACGCGCGCGCACAAGTTGTGGGACCGATCACTGCGGGTCGACGATGCTAGGGTGGAGGTGCGCGGGGTGCATCGCCCGATGCCGTGGTATTCCGGCGTCTACTCCAATTTCGAAATCTCGTGTTCGATTCGATTCCCCGGGCGGCGGGTCAATACCCGCGACGTGGTTCCGATTCGCTACACGCTGCCGTGCACGCTGGAGTTGCTCGGTCGGGCATCGCGGATGTTTGAAATGATCGCAACCTACACCGATCTGTCATTTACGAAACCGCTGTCGA
This window encodes:
- a CDS encoding VWA domain-containing protein, with amino-acid sequence MGDAGEKTQELYAIKGVVTKFMRMLFPLEFRIDSIANTSPMLPFQYPLVPGEMIYLPEKVEPLGKPGGAYNYYFVTTAHLAARHDFGTFRLKLADLPGFEERAETGVEAIDSFVASFDDPALAGALMRLGEAARIDAELARRYRGLAPRIAQVNEALLESMPPDSLSTMLLRGALDLLGGDDEIVPSFARMAATFFAPLRERHADVLTTAQQTTSLYKWIEDLIARAREAGEGEPLSGDADRMRNDLISSRMKAAEGPDGSMGEDGEEADGGGEPDQKLSMETSGQQSKGSKGRALSPEELRKLIEQGAQIRPSQGDGNVDGEGMYLTQLTGKQMSELEQMREQLAEVGSMTGQGRLMLARNRQDSYYAYDEWDYVLGDYRRNWCRLREIPLAGDDGDFYNSTLSRYSELLPIIRRNFQRIRPASYRMVRGLEDGEEIDLDRSIEARVSRRMGEIPDPRVYKARKKESRDVATLFLLDMSASTDEPIHREPRKYNEDDDPDDWMKAWQRRPQAAQRPRRIIDVNKEALVIMAQSLEELGDQYAIMGFSGHGRDNVEFYVIKEFDQELSDEVRARVGAVEPKRSTRMGAAIRHVREKFKDVNSRAKHVILLSDGFPQDFDYGHDRRSNAYGIQDTMVALKELELAGVLPFCITVDKTGHDYLRQMCQSSRYLVIEDITSLPRQLPKVYEQVVRW
- a CDS encoding nucleotidyltransferase family protein, translating into MGRDERPAGGQDGDLTRQVGRLRGYLSHNQVIAEILQKAPSLAMANWYLGAGCIAQTVWNFLHGFEPTFGIKDYDLVYHYASDLSLEAQTRYQERANEFFAHLHATVEIQNEARVHLWYAEHFGYEIAPYESVEAAINTWPTTATCVGVRTTSAGGLHVCAPFGLTDLFNMIVRPNKMQITKELYEAKTERWTRLWPKLQRLPWD
- the gpmI gene encoding 2,3-bisphosphoglycerate-independent phosphoglycerate mutase, producing the protein MSPRPPVVALIIFDGWGIREAREANAIAMARTPIMDHLLRTQAHSEIDASGESVGLPPGVMGNSEVGHLTIGSGRVIYQDVMRITKAIGQSTFASNPVLLDTIKNSRGHSLHLWGLLSDGSVHSHIDHLFALLDLAAQNGAEEIAVHAVLDGRDKPPRSALPFIDGLEAKLKQIGRGRIATVSGRYYAMDRDRRWERTERAWRAMVLGEAPRAKSARAAAEASYANDKSDEFVEPVIIGTPAPMVDGDQVACFNFRADRARQLTAALVRPDFSGFPRPRTPGIGYVCMTEYDRSFGLPLAFGPEDVRNTLAEVLGKAGIANLRVAETEKYAHVTYFLNGGVEKPFPYEERALIPSAKVATYDLEPAMRAQAIAERAASEIAGGKFGVVVMNFANPDMVGHTGKLEATVKAVETTDVALGIVIDALTRRGGAALITADHGNAEFMADPQTGQPHTAHTTYPVPLILCDDSYHGSLRAGGTLSDIAPTLLGMLGLTIPPEMTGRDLRDFGSR
- the eno gene encoding phosphopyruvate hydratase, translated to MATATAISEIRAREILDSRGNPTIEVDVRLSGGAFGHAAVPSGASTGVHEALELRDGDPRRYAGKGVLKAVTNVNQTIAAKLKGADADDQQTIDDSLIALDGTENKSRLGANAMLGISLAAAHAAAAAHNLPLYRHLNPNAHVLPVPMMNVLNGGRHADSSVDMQEFMIVPQGAPTFAEGIRAGAEVFHALARVLKGRGHSTNVGDEGGFAPSLGSNEEPIEVILEAIRQAGYQPGADVAIALDPASSEIYENGKYVFARSDKSERDASAMVRFYAQWLTKYPIVSIEDGLAEEDWEGWKVLTRELGARVQLVGDDLFVTNRKFLERGIREKAANSILIKLNQIGTLSETLKTIEIARAAGYTSVISHRSGETEDTTIADLVVATGVGQIKTGSMSRSERTAKYNRLLRIAEELGPRAVYPGAKAFERGAAR
- a CDS encoding peptidase E, which gives rise to MPERHIVAMGGGGFSMDGDNPLLDDFVLSLARTRTQPRICFIATASGDNDGYIARFHEVFPPARARATHLKFFARTVVDLRNFVLEQDVIYVGGGSTANLLAVWRLHGLDRALRAAWNRGTVLAGLSAGAICWFEHGVTDSFGHRLRRLDGGLGFLHGGFCPHYDGEAARRPALHGLIRGGFVPTFALDDGAGAHFVGTRLKEIVSSRPKARAFRVTRKRGSVVETPLKVRYLGA
- a CDS encoding CoA transferase, giving the protein MAKPLEGIKVIEIGQEIQGPFAGLFLADQGADVVKVENKETGDLSRWMAASLIGGPGVRNAAVSHYFIAMNRGKRSITADLKKPAAIEIVRRMVKAYDVLLTNYRPGVLDRLGLGYEEVRKLNPRIVYAQGSSWGPKGPWVMRPSRDTLAQAASGIMAKTGMPNDPPLAAGIFVADHTGALSLAGGILAALVARERTGTSQKVDVSIYGTMIAMQGMEINYTSITGQEPERAGRGHQFLHGVWGAFPTKDGHICIAGVDDKRWPAFCRIMGIEELEKDPEYGDNVTRNFHGEKIQSVLDLIFPKKTSKEWLAALNDADILATEVVDYRTMLQSEQARVNGYLKELDHPVAGKVLVTGTPVSINGEVETVAQMPPEHGANTEEVLLELGYSWEEIGSLRESGAV
- a CDS encoding methyltransferase domain-containing protein, which gives rise to MEHSIYEFPNIFRRVHMEEPREIAQEVGFLRRIWREHLDRPVNRVLDLACGNSPHGQLLARAGIEVVGIDRSKTMIAAGCRESAGLEGIRFYRRPIERFRLPEQRFDAAFFMSETFPVMTENHDIVSHLRSVGRLLKRGALYCIDVDRQDGIRATRAHKLWDRSLRVDDARVEVRGVHRPMPWYSGVYSNFEISCSIRFPGRRVNTRDVVPIRYTLPCTLELLGRASRMFEMIATYTDLSFTKPLSRCQRRWWGVLRRV